Genomic DNA from Streptomyces caniferus:
GGTGACGTCCGCGGCCCTGGGGGCCGCCTCGCCGCCGACCGCCGTCCTGATGCGGACCGTCTGGCACCACGCCGCCGAGCACGACATGCTCACCACCGCGATGGCCCTCGACTCGGCCATGATGGGCACGGCGCTGATCACCGGCCCCGTGCTGGCCAGCTGGCTCAGTCTGTCGTTCTCCGGGGTCGTCCCCTTGATCGTCATCGCGGTGATGACCGCCGTCGTGGTGTTCCTGCTGCTCGACACCCCGGCCTCACCGCGGCCGGCCGTACGGCGTCACTGGCTGGGCCCGCTGACCTCCGCGCCGCTGCGGCGCCTGCTGATCGCGGACGGGCTCTTCGTCCTGGCGGTGACCGCCACCGACGTGCTGCTGCCGATCTACGCCAAGGAGTACGACGCGGCGGTGTACACCGGCGCCTACCTGGCCGCCCTGTCCATCGGCAGCGTGCTGGGCAGCCTCGTCCTGGGTGCCGCGCCCCGTCTCCTGGCCCACGGCCCCAAGCTCTCCGTGCTGCTCTGCGTCTTCGCGGCGGGAGGCGGCACCCTCGCCCTCGCCGCCCAGTTCTCCCCCCTGGCGGTCCTCGTGCTCTGCCCGGTGGCCGGACTGGTCCTCGGCTCCGTGTTCGGCACGCTGCGGACGGTGGGAAGCGACCTCGCGAAGGAAGGCGAGGTCACCGAGACGATGTCCTGGCTCACCAGCCTCGACATGGCGGGCGGTGCCGTGGGCGCCGCGGTCTTCGCGCACCTCGCCGTCACCGAGGGCAGCCGGACGGCGCTCATGCTGGTGCCGGTGGTGGTCCTGCTGAGCGCGGTGGCAGGCTGGTCGGCGCGCTCGCCGTCGGCCGAGCAGGGCTGACGGCGGCGAGGCCCTTCCCTCGCGGGTCCCCGCCGCCCGTGCCCCGCCCGCGCCGAGGCGCCGGGCGGCCCTGTGGTGTCATGGAGGAAGCTCAAATCAACCTCTGAACTCGTCCGCTGCGGGGTTCGGTGTGCCGCGCCCGGGCCATGACTACCCACACCACGGAGCAAGAGGGGGAGCCATGGAACGCCTGGGTACGGGGATCGGCTGGCGGCCGGAAATCGCCGCGGAGATCGCGGAGCTGCCCGGGGTGGACTGGGTGGAGGTGGTGGCGGAGAACCTCTGCCCCGGCCATCTGCCGTACGCCCTGCAGGAGTTGCGCGAGCGCGGCATCACCGTCGTCCCGCACGGGGTCTCGCTCGGCCTCGGCGGCGCCGAGCGTCCGGACGCCGGCCGGCTGACCGCACTCGCCGAACGCGTCGAGGCGCTGGCCGCACCGCTGGTCA
This window encodes:
- a CDS encoding MFS transporter, whose protein sequence is MTAEPEVVPEAAPRGPLHSYRELKKVPGFWRIVAVGMASKLPTSMVELSLLLLVGRTYSYGTAGLAVACLAIGQGVTAPLRGRLIDRHSPRVVLLGCLAAYTAATVLLILAASDHGPAPAVLVTSAALGAASPPTAVLMRTVWHHAAEHDMLTTAMALDSAMMGTALITGPVLASWLSLSFSGVVPLIVIAVMTAVVVFLLLDTPASPRPAVRRHWLGPLTSAPLRRLLIADGLFVLAVTATDVLLPIYAKEYDAAVYTGAYLAALSIGSVLGSLVLGAAPRLLAHGPKLSVLLCVFAAGGGTLALAAQFSPLAVLVLCPVAGLVLGSVFGTLRTVGSDLAKEGEVTETMSWLTSLDMAGGAVGAAVFAHLAVTEGSRTALMLVPVVVLLSAVAGWSARSPSAEQG